Below is a genomic region from Candidatus Micrarchaeia archaeon.
CACCGCGTCCGGGTCTTTCGCGCAGTCCAGCACCACGTAGGGGTTCTTTTGCACCAGCTCGAGCCGGCCCGGCCATTTCACTTTCGCAAGCCCGTCGCGCATGGCCTTCTCCGGAACGCGCGAACTAGATATTGATTCCACGCAGGCGAGCGCGCACGCCGCGTTTTTCAGCTGATGGGTTCCCAGAAGAGGGAGCTGGAATGTGCGCTGTCGGGCGTTCAGGCTTGAGTACCTGAAACGCTGGCTTCCCGAAACGCGCGCCGCCGGCCCGGTTATTCTGAAATCCCTGCCCAGCACGAGCGCCTTGGCGCGCTTCCTTTTTGCCTCGCGCAAAATCACGCGGAGCGCCGGACCCTTTGCCGATGTCACAACCATTCCGCGTTCTTTTATTATTCCTGCCTTCTCGAACGCTATTTTTTCTATCGTTTTCCCAAGGATTTCCGTATGCTCGAGGGAAACGTTCGTGATTACGGAAACAAGCGCGTCCGCAGTGTTGGTGGCATCTAATCTCCCGCCGAGCCCGACTTCTATGACCGCGAAATCAACTTTCTTTTCTGCGAAATAGGAATACGCTATTGCGACCGTGATTTCAAAGAACGTGGGCTTTTCGCCTTCTAGTTTTTCCGCCTCGCACCGCACGTTAGAAGCTATGCGCGCGAGTTCTCCTTCCGTTATCTCGCGGCCGTTTATGGAGATGCGCTCGGTGAAGCGCGAAAGATGGGGCTTGGTGAAGCGCCCGGTTTTGAATCCGGAGGCCTGGAGCATGGATGCAATCATCGCTGCGGTGGAGCCCTTGCCGCTCGTGCCTCCTACAAGAATCACTTTCATCT
It encodes:
- a CDS encoding folylpolyglutamate synthase/dihydrofolate synthase family protein produces the protein MDYEEAINYLNSLNILGGKLGLARERKLLMALRKPQEKMKVILVGGTSGKGSTAAMIASMLQASGFKTGRFTKPHLSRFTERISINGREITEGELARIASNVRCEAEKLEGEKPTFFEITVAIAYSYFAEKKVDFAVIEVGLGGRLDATNTADALVSVITNVSLEHTEILGKTIEKIAFEKAGIIKERGMVVTSAKGPALRVILREAKRKRAKALVLGRDFRITGPAARVSGSQRFRYSSLNARQRTFQLPLLGTHQLKNAACALACVESISSSRVPEKAMRDGLAKVKWPGRLELVQKNPYVVLDCAKDPDAVKTTLREIEKIFKYKRLIAVVSISSDKNFRKMARSIARAADVTIVTKHSVLSRAVETKVLAREASRDCAFVLEVQRVQGAVARALEIAEKRDLVLVTGSVFAAGEARELWFPSKRAERNLNEAPRI